In Rhea pennata isolate bPtePen1 chromosome 22, bPtePen1.pri, whole genome shotgun sequence, a single genomic region encodes these proteins:
- the ENO1 gene encoding alpha-enolase isoform X1: MSVLKIHAREIFDSRGNPTVEVDLYTNKGLFRAAVPSGASTGIYEALELRDNDKTRYMGKGVSKAVEHINKTIAPALISKNVNVVEQEKIDKLMLEMDGSENKSKFGANAILGVSLAVCKAGAAEKGVPLYRHIADLAGNAEVILPVPAFNVINGGSHAGNKLAMQEFMILPVGADSFKEAMRIGAEVYHNLKNVIKEKYGKDATNVGDEGGFAPNILENKEALELLKTAIGKAGYPDKVVIGMDVAASEFYRDGKYDLDFKSPDDPSRYISPDQLADLYKGFIKNYPLVSIEDPFDQDDWAAWKKFTGSVGIQVVGDDLTVTNPKRIAKAVEEKSCNCLLLKVNQIGSVTESLQACKLAQSNGWGVMVSHRSGETEDTFIADLVVGLCTGQIKTGAPCRSERLAKYNQLLRIEEELGSKARFAGRNFRNPRVN, translated from the exons ATGTCTGTTCTCAAGATCCATGCCCGTGAAATCTTTGATTCCCGTGGGAATCCCACTGTTGAGGTAGACCTCTATACCAACAAAG GtctcttcagagctgctgttcccAGTGGTGCCTCAACTGGAATCTATGAAGCTTTGGAACTTCGTGACAATGATAAGACACGCTACATGGGGAAAG GTGTCTCAAAAGCTGTTGAGCACATCAATAAAACAATTGCGCCTGCACTGATTAGCAAG aaTGTCAATGTTGTGGAGCAAGAAAAGATTGACAAACTGATGCTGGAAATGGATGGATCAGAGAACAAAT CCAAATTTGGTGCAAATGCAATTCTGGGAGTGTCTCTGGCTGTTTGCAAAGCTGGTGCTGCTGAGAAGGGTGTCCCCTTGTACCGCCACATTGCTGACCTCGCTGGAAATGCAGAAGTCATTCTGCCAGTTCCT GCTTTCAATGTGATCAATGGAGGCTCCCATGCTGGCAATAAGCTGGCTATGCAGGAGTTCATGATCCTCCCTGTGGGTGCCGACAGCTTCAAGGAGGCAATGCGCATTGGTGCAGAGGTCTACCACAATCTAAAGAATGTCATCAAGGAGAAATATGGCAAAGATGCGACCAATGTGGGTGATGAGGGTGGCTTTGCCCCCAACAtcctggaaaacaaagaag CTTTGGAGCTGCTGAAGACTGCTATTGGCAAGGCTGGCTACCCTGACAAGGTTGTTATTGGCATGGATGTGGCTGCCTCAGAATTCTACCGTGATGGAAAGTATGACCTGGACTTCAAATCCCCTGATGATCCCAGCAGATACATTTCTCCTGACCAACTGGCTGACCTGTACAAGGGCTTCATCAAGAACTATCCCT TGGTGTCTATTGAAGACCCATTTGACCAAGATGACTGGGCTGCCTGGAAGAAGTTCACTGGCAGTGTTGGTATCCAAGTGGTTGGTGATGACCTGACTGTGACCAACCCAAAGCGAATTGCCAAAGCTGTGGAGGAGAAATCCTGTAACTGCCTTCTGCTCAAGGTCAACCAGATTGGCTCTGTAACAGAATCCTTGCAAGC CTGCAAGCTTGCCCAATCAAATGGCTGGGGTGTGATGGTGAGTCACCGTTCTGGAGAGACTGAAGATACCTTCATTGCTGATCTGGTGGTTGGTCTCTGCACTGGTCAG ATCAAGACTGGTGCCCCTTGCCGATCTGAGCGTTTAGCGAAGTACAACCAGCTACTGAG AATTGAAGAGGAGCTTGGCAGCAAGGCGCGCTTTGCTGGAAGAAACTTCAGGAACCCCCGTGTCAACTAA
- the ENO1 gene encoding alpha-enolase isoform X2 — translation MSVLKIHAREIFDSRGNPTVEVDLYTNKGLFRAAVPSGASTGIYEALELRDNDKTRYMGKGVSRAVKYVNEFLATALCTQNVNVVEQEKIDKLMLEMDGSENKSKFGANAILGVSLAVCKAGAAEKGVPLYRHIADLAGNAEVILPVPAFNVINGGSHAGNKLAMQEFMILPVGADSFKEAMRIGAEVYHNLKNVIKEKYGKDATNVGDEGGFAPNILENKEALELLKTAIGKAGYPDKVVIGMDVAASEFYRDGKYDLDFKSPDDPSRYISPDQLADLYKGFIKNYPLVSIEDPFDQDDWAAWKKFTGSVGIQVVGDDLTVTNPKRIAKAVEEKSCNCLLLKVNQIGSVTESLQACKLAQSNGWGVMVSHRSGETEDTFIADLVVGLCTGQIKTGAPCRSERLAKYNQLLRIEEELGSKARFAGRNFRNPRVN, via the exons ATGTCTGTTCTCAAGATCCATGCCCGTGAAATCTTTGATTCCCGTGGGAATCCCACTGTTGAGGTAGACCTCTATACCAACAAAG GtctcttcagagctgctgttcccAGTGGTGCCTCAACTGGAATCTATGAAGCTTTGGAACTTCGTGACAATGATAAGACACGCTACATGGGGAAAG GTGTATCCAGAGCTGTTAAATATGTTAACGAGTTCCTGGCGACAGCATTGTGTACACAG aaTGTCAATGTTGTGGAGCAAGAAAAGATTGACAAACTGATGCTGGAAATGGATGGATCAGAGAACAAAT CCAAATTTGGTGCAAATGCAATTCTGGGAGTGTCTCTGGCTGTTTGCAAAGCTGGTGCTGCTGAGAAGGGTGTCCCCTTGTACCGCCACATTGCTGACCTCGCTGGAAATGCAGAAGTCATTCTGCCAGTTCCT GCTTTCAATGTGATCAATGGAGGCTCCCATGCTGGCAATAAGCTGGCTATGCAGGAGTTCATGATCCTCCCTGTGGGTGCCGACAGCTTCAAGGAGGCAATGCGCATTGGTGCAGAGGTCTACCACAATCTAAAGAATGTCATCAAGGAGAAATATGGCAAAGATGCGACCAATGTGGGTGATGAGGGTGGCTTTGCCCCCAACAtcctggaaaacaaagaag CTTTGGAGCTGCTGAAGACTGCTATTGGCAAGGCTGGCTACCCTGACAAGGTTGTTATTGGCATGGATGTGGCTGCCTCAGAATTCTACCGTGATGGAAAGTATGACCTGGACTTCAAATCCCCTGATGATCCCAGCAGATACATTTCTCCTGACCAACTGGCTGACCTGTACAAGGGCTTCATCAAGAACTATCCCT TGGTGTCTATTGAAGACCCATTTGACCAAGATGACTGGGCTGCCTGGAAGAAGTTCACTGGCAGTGTTGGTATCCAAGTGGTTGGTGATGACCTGACTGTGACCAACCCAAAGCGAATTGCCAAAGCTGTGGAGGAGAAATCCTGTAACTGCCTTCTGCTCAAGGTCAACCAGATTGGCTCTGTAACAGAATCCTTGCAAGC CTGCAAGCTTGCCCAATCAAATGGCTGGGGTGTGATGGTGAGTCACCGTTCTGGAGAGACTGAAGATACCTTCATTGCTGATCTGGTGGTTGGTCTCTGCACTGGTCAG ATCAAGACTGGTGCCCCTTGCCGATCTGAGCGTTTAGCGAAGTACAACCAGCTACTGAG AATTGAAGAGGAGCTTGGCAGCAAGGCGCGCTTTGCTGGAAGAAACTTCAGGAACCCCCGTGTCAACTAA